A genome region from Spirochaetae bacterium HGW-Spirochaetae-1 includes the following:
- a CDS encoding OmpA family protein, with product MKKRAAKMIMAILLAGSSLFAGEEAAPQKLRFKYTPGEKYRIVTEVEEDVLINGVLTHQSMILNKVAVDTAEVKDGSGRLDCDFQMSESFQGMFNTFYLKESYRSQFWRDELGVFTIDASFFMPVVRNVPRFPEGTVKPGDTWTGDAEEAHDFRRSYGIANAFRFPVKVHYTYLRDEIKEGVKTAVLKVEFTVFHQVKYEGVPARPVPVKITGTSSQLYWWDRAAGQFHSYHEDFDFIFFLSNASSVEYRGTAEGRLLKSPKLDRDRLVDELNKKIKEDNIADASVRKDKNGVTIILEDVRFPPNSDELTKAEKDKLTRIADILKQFPERDFLLTGHTARVGEEKTSQVLSEQRAMAVAGYLVSKGACDKTRIVTQGKGSREPAADNSTEEGRRRNRRVEITILEN from the coding sequence ATGAAAAAGAGAGCAGCAAAAATGATTATGGCCATTCTCCTGGCGGGGAGTTCGCTTTTTGCCGGTGAAGAAGCCGCTCCGCAAAAGCTGCGGTTTAAGTACACGCCGGGCGAAAAGTACCGGATAGTGACTGAAGTAGAAGAGGATGTGCTGATCAATGGCGTCCTTACGCATCAGTCCATGATACTGAACAAGGTTGCCGTGGATACCGCCGAGGTCAAAGACGGTTCCGGCCGCCTTGATTGCGATTTCCAGATGTCCGAATCGTTCCAGGGCATGTTCAACACCTTTTATCTTAAAGAAAGCTACCGGTCACAGTTCTGGCGTGATGAACTGGGCGTTTTTACCATCGACGCGTCATTCTTCATGCCCGTCGTGCGCAATGTTCCCCGGTTCCCCGAAGGGACGGTTAAACCGGGCGATACCTGGACGGGCGATGCCGAGGAGGCCCATGATTTTCGCAGGAGCTACGGTATCGCCAATGCTTTCAGATTCCCCGTGAAGGTGCATTACACCTATCTCAGGGATGAGATCAAAGAGGGCGTGAAGACCGCCGTGCTGAAGGTTGAATTCACCGTTTTTCACCAGGTGAAGTACGAGGGCGTTCCGGCAAGACCCGTACCGGTGAAAATTACCGGCACATCGTCACAGCTCTACTGGTGGGACAGGGCTGCCGGACAGTTCCATTCTTATCACGAGGATTTCGATTTTATTTTCTTTCTCTCCAATGCCTCATCGGTCGAATACAGGGGAACGGCCGAGGGACGGCTTCTGAAATCACCGAAGCTTGACCGGGACCGTCTTGTCGATGAACTGAATAAAAAAATAAAAGAGGACAACATTGCCGATGCATCGGTCAGAAAGGATAAAAACGGCGTCACCATTATACTTGAGGACGTCCGGTTTCCGCCCAATTCCGATGAACTGACCAAGGCTGAAAAGGACAAGCTCACGCGTATAGCTGATATTTTAAAACAATTCCCGGAACGTGATTTTCTCCTAACGGGGCACACGGCGCGGGTCGGCGAGGAAAAGACTTCGCAGGTCCTGTCGGAACAGCGAGCCATGGCAGTCGCCGGTTACCTCGTTTCAAAAGGCGCCTGCGACAAGACCCGTATCGTTACACAGGGAAAGGGGTCCCGTGAACCGGCAGCGGACAATTCCACGGAAGAGGGGCGCAGGCGCAACCGCCGCGTGGAGATTACAATACTTGAAAACTAG
- a CDS encoding DUF5009 domain-containing protein, which produces MKQATDNTRKRLLSLDVFRGMTIAMMIIVNNQGDWSGVYPFLRHAAWHGWHGADIVFPFFLFAVGMSIPLSLSSKIEDGAPKKALILKIPRRTGLLVLLGIILNLFPNFDFAAMRIPGVLQRIGLCYLLAALSFLYMKRTYQWIIALTILAGYGALLLFIPPPGSPAPGLALDANWCLYLDRLILAGHTYEHAPVPGFDPEGILSTLPAAVSTLAGVFTADLLRSGIPEKVKSVLMIAAAIICTAAGLALDRWIPINKNLWTPSYVLFMTGLALAHLSLLRRIMDTKGFSKWAMPFTVLGANALTAYILSSALGKFLAVTTMPGTAITMKAMIHRTLYASWLEPCAASLGYALGFLILWVLAMASLYRKKVFIKI; this is translated from the coding sequence ATGAAACAGGCAACCGACAACACCAGAAAGCGCCTTCTCTCCCTGGACGTGTTCCGGGGCATGACCATCGCCATGATGATTATCGTGAACAATCAGGGCGACTGGTCCGGCGTATATCCCTTTCTCAGACACGCGGCGTGGCACGGCTGGCACGGCGCTGATATTGTCTTTCCCTTTTTCCTCTTCGCCGTGGGTATGTCCATCCCCCTGTCGTTATCATCAAAAATTGAAGACGGGGCACCGAAAAAGGCATTGATCCTCAAAATCCCGAGACGCACGGGCCTTCTTGTTCTGCTGGGAATTATCCTGAACCTTTTCCCGAACTTTGATTTTGCCGCGATGCGCATTCCCGGCGTGCTCCAGCGCATAGGCCTCTGTTACCTCCTGGCTGCCCTGTCTTTTCTCTACATGAAACGGACGTATCAATGGATTATTGCCCTGACCATACTGGCGGGATACGGAGCACTGCTTCTTTTTATACCGCCGCCCGGCTCCCCTGCTCCGGGCCTTGCCCTGGATGCAAACTGGTGTCTGTACCTGGACCGCCTCATTCTGGCAGGACATACCTATGAGCATGCCCCGGTCCCGGGCTTTGATCCCGAGGGAATCCTCTCTACCCTGCCCGCCGCAGTATCGACCCTGGCAGGTGTCTTCACGGCGGACCTTCTGCGTTCCGGCATACCGGAAAAAGTGAAATCGGTCCTCATGATTGCTGCAGCCATTATCTGTACCGCAGCGGGCCTGGCCCTGGACCGCTGGATACCCATAAACAAAAATCTCTGGACACCATCGTATGTTCTTTTTATGACAGGCCTGGCCCTGGCGCATCTTTCCCTGCTGCGGCGGATCATGGACACGAAAGGGTTCTCAAAGTGGGCCATGCCCTTCACGGTCCTGGGCGCCAATGCCCTGACAGCCTACATCCTTTCCTCGGCCCTGGGAAAATTTCTCGCCGTCACCACCATGCCGGGCACGGCAATTACCATGAAAGCTATGATTCACCGGACACTTTATGCATCGTGGCTGGAGCCCTGCGCCGCCTCCCTGGGCTATGCGCTGGGTTTTCTGATTCTGTGGGTGCTTGCCATGGCTTCTCTGTACCGGAAAAAAGTCTTCATTAAAATTTAA
- a CDS encoding menaquinone biosynthesis decarboxylase → MAFKNLHDFIDALEKKGELRRISVEVDPFLEITEITDRMSKPAGPALLFEKVKGSPYPLLINAFGSFGRMELALNCNSLDDVAAKIEGLIKMQPPRGLMDKIRMLLQLKDIASLMPKQVSRAACQEQVFDSGPLLDLLPIQTCWPGDGGPFITLPLVITKDPETGIQNMGMYRMHKYDNTSTGMHWQYNKDGARHYEKYKKLGKRMDVAVALGGIPAVTYAASAPLPPDVPELLFAGFLESRAIEVVKAKTVDLLVPAESDFIIEGYVDPGDTRIEGPFGDHTGFYSAADIYPVFHVTCITARHGAVYPSTIVGKPPMEDCYMAKATERLFLPMLKFVIPEVVDMNLPMEGVFHNCALVSINKEFPGQAKKVINAFWGLGQMSSTKSVVVFDKDIDLNDSSTVLWKLLNNVDPRRDMIFSEGPLDALDHSAPYANFGGKVGIDATRKTKEEGMGRPWPDEIAMSDDIKKLVDGRWKEYGF, encoded by the coding sequence ATGGCATTTAAAAACCTGCACGATTTTATAGACGCCCTTGAAAAGAAGGGTGAACTGAGGCGGATATCCGTGGAAGTGGACCCCTTCCTTGAAATAACGGAAATCACGGACCGCATGAGCAAGCCCGCGGGACCGGCCCTGCTCTTTGAAAAGGTGAAGGGCTCGCCCTATCCGCTGCTCATCAATGCCTTCGGCAGTTTCGGCCGCATGGAGCTGGCCCTGAACTGCAACTCCCTCGACGATGTAGCCGCGAAGATCGAGGGCCTGATAAAAATGCAGCCGCCCCGGGGGCTCATGGACAAAATCAGGATGCTTCTGCAACTGAAGGATATAGCTTCCCTCATGCCGAAACAGGTGTCCCGTGCCGCCTGTCAGGAGCAGGTTTTTGATTCGGGCCCGCTGCTTGATTTGCTGCCCATCCAGACCTGCTGGCCCGGTGACGGCGGTCCCTTTATCACCCTGCCGCTTGTGATCACAAAAGATCCGGAAACAGGCATCCAGAACATGGGCATGTACCGAATGCATAAATACGATAACACCTCAACGGGCATGCACTGGCAGTACAACAAGGACGGCGCACGTCATTATGAAAAGTATAAAAAACTGGGGAAACGCATGGATGTAGCCGTGGCCCTGGGAGGCATACCCGCCGTTACCTACGCGGCATCGGCACCCCTGCCGCCCGATGTGCCGGAACTCCTCTTCGCGGGATTCCTGGAGTCCCGGGCCATAGAAGTGGTGAAGGCAAAGACCGTGGATCTCCTGGTGCCTGCCGAATCGGACTTCATCATCGAGGGTTACGTTGATCCCGGTGATACGCGCATCGAGGGGCCCTTCGGCGATCATACGGGATTTTATTCCGCCGCCGATATTTACCCCGTATTCCATGTAACGTGCATAACGGCGCGGCACGGCGCCGTGTACCCTTCCACGATCGTGGGCAAGCCGCCCATGGAGGACTGCTACATGGCCAAGGCCACGGAGCGGCTGTTCCTGCCTATGCTGAAGTTCGTCATACCCGAGGTCGTGGATATGAACCTGCCCATGGAGGGAGTATTCCACAACTGCGCCCTGGTTTCCATTAACAAGGAATTTCCCGGCCAGGCCAAGAAGGTAATCAATGCATTCTGGGGCCTGGGGCAGATGTCTTCCACGAAAAGCGTGGTGGTCTTTGACAAGGATATCGATCTGAATGATTCAAGCACGGTGCTCTGGAAACTCCTGAACAATGTGGACCCGCGGCGTGATATGATATTTTCCGAGGGACCCCTGGACGCACTGGATCACAGCGCCCCCTATGCCAATTTTGGCGGCAAGGTGGGTATCGACGCTACGCGTAAAACAAAGGAGGAGGGCATGGGGCGACCCTGGCCCGACGAGATAGCCATGTCCGATGACATAAAAAAACTGGTGGACGGGCGGTGGAAAGAATATGGATTTTAA
- a CDS encoding 4-hydroxybenzoate octaprenyltransferase, whose translation MDFKKFSQMIMIEQTLFALPFAYMGILFAGGGSPAQWLWATLALFGARTAGMSFNRVLDARIDAKNPRTAGRHIPTGELSVVSVWLMSLLACAVLVGSSYMLNRLCFYLSFVAVALLFTYSFFKRFSASSHFYLGFVEAAAPVGGYLAVTGAFAPMAFMPGLAIMFWIAGLDILYAMQDMDHDRREGLFSIPARYGREKALALSGSSYVLALASLTGAGIMAGLGLMYWTAVSAVAFIFFRQQALARTEGQELQASVLQIFSLNRFISPVIFIGMFMDAMFRNLFR comes from the coding sequence ATGGATTTTAAAAAATTCTCACAGATGATAATGATCGAACAGACCCTTTTTGCACTGCCTTTCGCCTACATGGGAATTCTCTTTGCCGGGGGAGGCTCGCCTGCGCAGTGGCTCTGGGCCACGCTGGCCCTTTTCGGCGCCCGTACAGCGGGCATGTCATTTAACCGGGTCCTGGATGCGCGTATCGATGCGAAAAATCCCCGCACGGCCGGAAGGCATATTCCCACGGGAGAGCTGTCCGTAGTGTCCGTGTGGCTTATGTCCCTGCTGGCCTGTGCCGTTCTTGTCGGGTCCTCATATATGCTGAACAGACTCTGTTTCTACCTTTCCTTTGTCGCCGTTGCGCTCCTCTTTACGTATTCGTTTTTTAAGCGTTTCAGCGCCTCGTCGCATTTTTACCTGGGATTTGTCGAGGCGGCGGCGCCTGTTGGGGGGTATCTTGCCGTGACCGGCGCCTTTGCGCCCATGGCCTTCATGCCCGGCCTTGCCATCATGTTCTGGATAGCCGGGCTGGATATTCTCTACGCCATGCAGGATATGGACCATGACCGGCGCGAGGGACTTTTTTCCATTCCGGCTCGCTACGGCCGGGAAAAGGCCCTTGCCCTTTCAGGATCGTCATATGTTCTTGCCCTGGCCTCGCTGACGGGCGCCGGGATTATGGCCGGTCTGGGTCTTATGTACTGGACTGCCGTATCGGCCGTGGCATTTATCTTCTTCCGGCAGCAGGCCCTGGCGCGTACCGAGGGACAGGAGCTACAGGCATCGGTGCTGCAGATATTTTCCCTTAACCGGTTTATTTCACCGGTTATCTTCATCGGAATGTTCATGGATGCCATGTTCAGAAATTTATTCCGGTGA
- a CDS encoding nucleotidyltransferase domain-containing protein: MEKSIIQYLFKRIPINTIYLYGSFGRGMERNDSDVDIAIIPGKEQDTKELFDISCDLAVIIDRDVDLVDFTAVDPFLRAEIIRSGRIIYCADHEVRLQHEMRALKDYSRIREERAMIIEARYGCYSE, translated from the coding sequence ATGGAAAAATCAATAATACAGTATTTATTTAAACGTATTCCCATCAATACCATTTATCTGTATGGTTCTTTCGGGAGAGGTATGGAGAGAAACGATAGTGATGTCGATATAGCCATAATTCCCGGGAAGGAACAGGATACAAAAGAGCTGTTTGATATATCCTGTGATTTGGCCGTAATAATCGACAGGGATGTGGACCTGGTGGATTTTACCGCCGTTGATCCCTTTCTCCGTGCGGAGATAATAAGGAGCGGCAGAATCATTTATTGCGCCGATCATGAGGTTCGCCTGCAGCATGAAATGAGGGCACTGAAAGATTACAGCCGCATACGAGAGGAGCGGGCGATGATAATAGAGGCCAGGTATGGATGTTATTCTGAATAA
- a CDS encoding bifunctional metallophosphatase/5'-nucleotidase → MMKKTLYLIIFSFLLVPALLLAGEKPFTIIHTNDMHSHMLGYSPNRDYTPNIVNDDKTVGGWARIATVISDTKKARKSPVLVLDAGDYMMGTLFHMVGREYAFELRTMKQMGYEVVTLGNHEFDLMPRGLARILESGTNLGGIPAVVSSNLIFSKESDKDDSLEKAYEKGLIRPWHIIKKDGITFGFFGLMGKDAGEVAPFASPVEFKDRVEVARKMVALLRNEKKVDVVILLSHSGLWADPEKSEDELLAAEVPGIDIIISGHTHTKLDKPLIVKNTIIAQAWAYCKEVSIIDFALVDGKVVLKKNEFVAVDDSIKGDPAIMNLINIDKTAVNMKVLAPLGLGFDSIIAHTDFEIFNEEAESNLGNMIADSICWYADKFEYDPKDPSSKIDIGVISGGVIRDDIYPGTKGNIAVSDLFRTIPLGIGMDDTMAYPLITIYINAAEVKKALEILTTIYPLKGEDYFLQISGLKFTYNPNRMLFDRVTEIWIGSEEKGYELLDYSSGKNKKLYKACADIYNATFLKIVGSFTKDILKIVPKDKDGNPVSDLVTRRIDANKTKEGIQEVKEWVGLLEYVRSFPDTNGDGIPDVPEKYKGPLGRTVAVASLNPYRLLRRGTWVTWAGFGIIVLLLGLGAGAVVVVRRFVVKKRA, encoded by the coding sequence ATGATGAAAAAAACTTTGTACCTGATAATCTTTTCATTTCTTCTTGTTCCAGCGCTTCTCCTTGCCGGGGAAAAACCCTTCACTATAATCCACACCAACGACATGCATTCACATATGCTGGGATACTCTCCCAACAGGGACTATACGCCGAATATCGTAAACGATGACAAAACCGTGGGAGGCTGGGCCAGAATAGCCACGGTCATCAGCGATACGAAAAAGGCCCGTAAGAGCCCGGTCCTGGTTCTCGATGCCGGTGACTACATGATGGGAACCCTTTTTCACATGGTGGGCCGCGAGTACGCCTTTGAGCTTCGTACCATGAAACAGATGGGATATGAGGTGGTGACCCTGGGAAACCACGAGTTTGATCTCATGCCGCGGGGCCTGGCGCGCATACTTGAGTCAGGGACGAACCTTGGCGGCATACCAGCGGTTGTAAGTTCCAACCTGATATTCAGCAAGGAGAGCGATAAGGACGATTCCCTGGAAAAGGCTTATGAAAAGGGACTGATACGGCCATGGCATATCATAAAAAAGGACGGCATCACCTTCGGCTTTTTCGGTTTAATGGGAAAGGACGCGGGAGAAGTGGCCCCCTTCGCCTCACCGGTGGAGTTTAAAGACCGGGTCGAGGTCGCACGCAAAATGGTGGCTCTTCTTCGCAATGAGAAAAAGGTCGATGTGGTGATACTCCTGTCCCACAGCGGGCTCTGGGCCGACCCGGAGAAATCCGAGGATGAACTTCTCGCCGCTGAAGTCCCGGGCATTGATATCATCATCAGCGGTCACACGCACACGAAGCTGGACAAGCCTCTCATAGTCAAAAATACAATTATTGCTCAGGCATGGGCCTACTGCAAGGAGGTAAGCATAATTGACTTTGCCCTTGTGGACGGGAAGGTTGTTTTGAAAAAAAATGAATTTGTCGCAGTTGATGACTCTATTAAGGGCGATCCTGCCATAATGAATCTCATCAATATCGATAAAACGGCCGTTAACATGAAGGTGCTGGCGCCTCTGGGCCTGGGGTTTGATTCCATCATCGCCCATACGGATTTCGAGATATTCAACGAAGAGGCCGAATCGAACCTGGGGAACATGATCGCCGACTCTATATGCTGGTATGCCGATAAATTCGAATATGATCCGAAGGACCCGTCATCAAAGATCGATATAGGCGTCATCTCGGGCGGTGTCATCCGTGACGATATATATCCCGGGACTAAGGGCAATATCGCCGTGAGCGATCTTTTCAGAACTATTCCCCTGGGCATCGGCATGGACGACACCATGGCCTATCCCCTCATCACCATTTATATCAATGCCGCCGAGGTGAAGAAAGCCCTGGAAATCCTCACCACCATTTATCCCCTGAAGGGCGAAGATTACTTTCTGCAGATATCGGGCCTGAAATTCACGTATAATCCCAACCGCATGCTTTTCGACCGCGTCACGGAAATATGGATCGGCAGTGAGGAAAAAGGATACGAACTTCTGGATTACAGCAGCGGCAAAAACAAAAAGCTCTACAAGGCCTGCGCCGACATCTACAACGCCACCTTTCTGAAAATCGTAGGCAGTTTTACCAAGGATATTCTGAAGATCGTGCCCAAGGATAAAGACGGCAATCCCGTGTCGGATCTGGTTACGCGCCGTATCGATGCCAATAAAACAAAGGAAGGCATCCAGGAGGTGAAGGAATGGGTTGGCCTCCTTGAATACGTACGCAGCTTTCCCGATACCAACGGTGACGGTATTCCCGACGTGCCGGAAAAATACAAGGGCCCCCTGGGGCGTACCGTGGCCGTGGCGAGTCTCAATCCTTACCGGCTCCTGAGGCGCGGCACCTGGGTTACCTGGGCCGGTTTCGGTATCATTGTTCTGCTGCTGGGTCTCGGCGCCGGGGCGGTGGTAGTGGTGAGGCGCTTTGTGGTGAAGAAACGGGCGTAG
- a CDS encoding (4Fe-4S)-binding protein, whose protein sequence is MNIKNMTIYYWSGTGNSLRIARWAGEKAHETGSDVLICPIGEAEPGREIPDNNDFLLTMVMPVHGFTAPWAMIRFALRLPRRNHTAALVMATRGGSWPGFYLRGLSASTTFLIALIMRMKGYAIQGIVSIDMPQNWTAVFPGLSNTHNNRFFEKARAKTGYFMDNILTGRRHIFTGDNLFEFIGGLALLPVSFLYLILGRFYIAKMFFASEKCNACGICAGNCPHNAIIMKGSMKSRRPYWTFSCESCGRCINYCPLQAVESGHSLAVLLYLVTTIPVALYVTGWIGTRIPAVLLLQNKYMLFLLDYPFKIFGIFIVYFILYYLMKVPIINRLFTFTTGTRWFKRYHMPEVRLKDFRPEKYSGNE, encoded by the coding sequence ATGAATATAAAAAATATGACCATATACTACTGGAGCGGCACAGGAAACAGTCTCCGGATAGCCCGGTGGGCCGGTGAAAAGGCGCATGAAACGGGAAGCGATGTATTAATCTGCCCCATAGGCGAAGCAGAACCGGGAAGAGAGATACCCGATAATAATGATTTCCTCCTGACCATGGTAATGCCCGTGCACGGGTTCACTGCCCCCTGGGCGATGATCCGTTTCGCACTGCGCCTCCCCCGGAGAAACCATACTGCGGCCCTGGTCATGGCCACGCGCGGTGGTTCCTGGCCGGGATTCTACCTGCGGGGCCTTTCGGCCTCCACAACTTTTCTCATTGCCCTTATCATGCGCATGAAGGGATATGCGATACAAGGCATTGTCAGCATTGACATGCCCCAGAACTGGACCGCCGTATTTCCGGGCCTCAGCAATACACACAACAATCGTTTCTTCGAAAAGGCCCGGGCTAAAACCGGATATTTCATGGACAACATCCTGACGGGCCGCCGTCATATTTTTACCGGTGACAACCTCTTTGAATTCATCGGGGGTCTGGCCCTTCTGCCCGTATCGTTTCTGTACCTTATACTGGGACGCTTCTACATCGCCAAGATGTTCTTCGCCTCGGAGAAATGCAATGCCTGTGGCATATGCGCTGGAAACTGTCCGCACAACGCCATTATCATGAAGGGTTCAATGAAATCGCGGCGGCCCTACTGGACCTTTAGCTGCGAAAGCTGCGGCCGCTGCATCAACTATTGTCCGCTCCAGGCCGTGGAATCGGGACATAGCCTGGCAGTACTGCTCTACCTGGTCACAACTATTCCCGTGGCGCTCTATGTGACGGGCTGGATCGGCACGCGGATACCGGCAGTCCTGTTGCTGCAGAATAAATACATGCTTTTTCTGCTGGACTATCCCTTCAAAATATTCGGCATTTTCATCGTATACTTCATTCTCTATTACCTGATGAAAGTTCCCATTATAAACAGACTTTTCACTTTCACCACGGGGACCCGCTGGTTTAAGCGATATCATATGCCGGAAGTTCGACTGAAAGACTTCAGGCCGGAAAAATATTCCGGGAACGAATAA
- a CDS encoding TetR/AcrR family transcriptional regulator, with the protein MTKKKPGNMRIKEIIQAAVEEFLEKGYNGASMNSIAARAGLSKGGLYHHFSGKDEILMAANDEFARPVHDLVHRTAAVDNPVEALTLYIREYLHHWSTHEKELAFTFLTMTKIISCRGMWPQMEDYSTGVMAFYESLFKKGIEKGLLRHHDTAARALTLMAALDGITAYLVMGHTFPLEKTVEHFLVTYIGDIEIK; encoded by the coding sequence ATGACGAAAAAAAAGCCGGGAAACATGCGGATAAAGGAAATAATCCAGGCCGCCGTGGAAGAATTTCTTGAAAAAGGATACAACGGCGCGTCCATGAACTCCATCGCAGCCCGGGCCGGCCTTTCCAAGGGCGGCCTCTATCACCACTTCAGCGGCAAGGACGAGATACTCATGGCCGCCAATGATGAATTTGCACGGCCGGTACACGACCTGGTTCACAGGACAGCGGCCGTGGACAATCCCGTGGAGGCTCTGACCCTCTATATCCGGGAATACCTGCACCACTGGTCAACCCACGAAAAGGAACTGGCCTTCACCTTCCTTACGATGACTAAAATAATTTCATGCCGGGGAATGTGGCCACAGATGGAAGACTACAGTACCGGTGTAATGGCGTTCTATGAATCTCTTTTTAAAAAGGGAATCGAAAAGGGCCTCCTGCGACACCATGACACGGCTGCCAGGGCTCTGACCCTCATGGCGGCTCTGGACGGCATTACGGCCTACCTGGTCATGGGTCACACCTTTCCCCTGGAAAAGACCGTTGAACATTTTCTTGTGACGTATATTGGTGATATTGAAATTAAATAA
- a CDS encoding acyltransferase, translated as MNQKNSITEPDKRGSLSILSQIKGSIAFLLLVANTLTCFGPLMAATFMKVVIPVKIWRVLWSWVIDGIATYWISVNNTVITIMMPVQWNVRGLENLEGKNWYLVLSNHQTWVDIVVLQKIFNHQIPFLKFFLKKELIWVPVMGICWWALDFPFMKRYSESFVKKNPHLKGKDLEITRKACRKFRDKPVSVMNFVEGTRFTPEKHLQNKSPFNRLLRPKAGGTAFVLSAMGDLINYVVNVTITYPEGAKTMWEFLCGEVKVIDVTVETIPVTEELRGDYSVDPTFRERIQTWLNGLWENKDRLMERVLAHYRESGGKDNPAVMLEDLHKIGVTRDKAGAMHFSKNADS; from the coding sequence ATGAATCAGAAAAACAGTATCACCGAACCAGATAAGAGAGGATCTCTGAGCATCCTGTCGCAGATCAAGGGTTCAATAGCATTTTTGCTCCTCGTCGCCAATACACTTACCTGTTTTGGCCCTCTCATGGCCGCGACCTTTATGAAAGTCGTCATTCCCGTCAAGATATGGAGGGTGCTCTGGAGCTGGGTTATTGACGGCATCGCCACGTACTGGATATCGGTAAACAACACGGTTATTACGATAATGATGCCTGTTCAGTGGAACGTGCGCGGCCTGGAAAACCTTGAGGGAAAGAACTGGTACCTGGTGCTTTCCAATCACCAGACCTGGGTTGATATCGTGGTGCTCCAGAAAATATTTAACCACCAGATACCCTTTCTCAAGTTTTTCCTGAAAAAAGAACTCATCTGGGTTCCTGTTATGGGAATCTGCTGGTGGGCCCTTGATTTTCCCTTTATGAAACGCTACAGCGAATCTTTCGTCAAAAAGAACCCGCACCTGAAGGGCAAGGACCTGGAGATAACCAGGAAGGCCTGCCGGAAGTTCCGGGACAAGCCCGTCTCCGTCATGAATTTTGTCGAGGGAACGCGCTTTACGCCGGAGAAACATCTCCAAAACAAATCTCCCTTCAACCGTCTTCTCAGGCCCAAGGCCGGTGGCACGGCTTTTGTTCTGTCCGCCATGGGTGACCTCATCAACTATGTTGTCAATGTCACTATCACCTATCCTGAAGGAGCGAAGACCATGTGGGAATTCCTCTGCGGCGAGGTGAAGGTTATCGATGTTACCGTGGAAACGATTCCCGTCACCGAGGAACTGCGCGGCGACTATTCGGTAGACCCCACGTTCCGCGAAAGAATCCAGACCTGGCTCAACGGCCTCTGGGAAAACAAGGATCGCCTTATGGAGAGGGTCCTGGCCCATTACCGTGAATCGGGCGGGAAGGATAACCCGGCAGTCATGCTGGAGGACCTGCATAAAATCGGCGTGACCCGCGATAAGGCGGGCGCCATGCATTTTTCTAAAAACGCTGATTCATAA